In Nostoc sp. UHCC 0926, a single genomic region encodes these proteins:
- a CDS encoding hemolysin family protein — translation MEGVSFTRALAVSGFPNLIWTDVALRLLSVLLLIAINAFFVTAEFSMVSVRRSRIHQLVKAGDIPAIAVEMLQRSIDRLLSTTQLGITLSSLALGWIGESTIVVLVNAWLKSWPLPSNITTFLAHSLSIPIAFFLIAYLQIVIGELCPKSLAMLYSEQLARFLGPSVKAIVRFFGPFIWILNQSTRCFLRIFGIQYTGQGWRPPVTPEELQLIISTEWGSTGLQRAERELLNNVFEFGDVMAQDVMIPRTSIIALPKDATFQILLREMASTGYSRYPVIGESLDDVRGIVYFKDLAQPLAVGKLSLETQIQPWMRPARFVPEYTPLSELLPLMQQEKPAMVMVVNEFGSTVGLVTIKDVIAEIIGDASEPESSDDLLIQMLDEQKFLVQAQINLEDLNEVLHLNLPLTREYQTLGGFLLYQLQKIPAKGETFCYQNLEFTVVSIVGPRLHQIQLQRLEELGVES, via the coding sequence ATGGAGGGCGTGAGTTTTACACGAGCTTTGGCAGTGAGTGGTTTTCCTAATTTAATTTGGACAGACGTGGCGCTGCGCTTGTTGTCAGTGCTGCTGCTGATTGCCATAAATGCCTTTTTTGTGACGGCGGAATTTTCGATGGTGAGTGTGCGGCGATCGCGTATTCACCAGCTAGTTAAGGCTGGGGATATTCCAGCGATCGCTGTCGAGATGCTACAACGTAGTATTGACCGACTGCTATCTACCACCCAGTTAGGTATTACCCTTTCTAGTTTGGCACTGGGATGGATTGGAGAAAGTACGATTGTCGTGCTAGTGAATGCATGGTTAAAATCCTGGCCTTTACCAAGTAACATCACTACCTTCCTGGCGCATTCTCTATCAATTCCCATTGCCTTTTTCTTGATTGCCTATTTGCAAATTGTGATCGGAGAACTATGTCCCAAATCCTTAGCCATGCTGTACTCAGAACAGCTAGCTAGGTTTTTGGGGCCTTCGGTAAAAGCGATCGTGCGTTTTTTTGGCCCCTTCATCTGGATTCTCAATCAATCAACTCGTTGCTTTTTGCGGATTTTTGGCATCCAATACACAGGCCAAGGCTGGAGGCCGCCTGTGACTCCCGAAGAATTGCAACTGATTATCTCTACAGAATGGGGGTCTACTGGTTTACAGCGTGCAGAGCGAGAACTGCTCAATAATGTCTTTGAGTTTGGGGATGTAATGGCCCAAGATGTGATGATCCCCCGCACCAGTATTATCGCGCTGCCAAAAGATGCTACCTTCCAGATATTACTCAGAGAAATGGCTTCCACTGGTTACTCTCGCTATCCCGTGATTGGTGAATCTTTGGACGATGTTCGCGGCATTGTTTATTTTAAAGACTTGGCACAACCTTTAGCTGTAGGAAAACTAAGTTTAGAGACACAGATCCAACCTTGGATGCGTCCCGCCCGGTTTGTTCCAGAATACACGCCCTTGAGTGAACTTTTGCCACTGATGCAGCAAGAGAAACCAGCTATGGTCATGGTAGTGAATGAATTTGGCTCTACTGTGGGACTAGTGACAATCAAAGATGTCATTGCCGAAATCATTGGCGACGCCAGCGAACCTGAAAGCAGCGACGACTTACTGATTCAGATGTTAGATGAGCAGAAATTTTTGGTGCAGGCACAAATCAACCTCGAAGACCTCAACGAGGTTTTGCATCTCAATTTGCCCCTGACAAGAGAATACCAAACACTAGGGGGCTTTTTGCTGTATCAGTTACAAAAAATTCCTGCCAAAGGCGAAACCTTCTGTTATCAAAATCTCGAATTCACCGTGGTGTCAATTGTTGGTCCACGCCTCCATCAAATTCAACTGCAACGGTTAGAAGAGTTAGGAGTTGAGAGTTAG
- the lexA gene encoding transcriptional repressor LexA, translated as MERLTEAQQELYEWLAEYIRTHQHSPSIRQMMQGMNLKSPAPIQSRLEHLRTKGYIEWTEGQARTIRILRPVKQGVPILGTIAAGGLIEPFTDAVDHLDFSNFSLPPQTYALRVAGDSMIEDLIADGDVVFLRPVAEPNHLKNGTIVAARVDGFGTTLKRFYRQGDHVTLKPANPKYNPIEVSAIQVQVQGSLIGVWRGYN; from the coding sequence ATGGAACGTCTAACGGAAGCTCAACAAGAACTTTACGAATGGCTGGCAGAATACATCAGAACGCACCAGCATTCGCCTTCAATTCGGCAAATGATGCAAGGGATGAACTTAAAGTCACCAGCACCAATTCAAAGTCGCTTGGAACATTTACGTACTAAGGGATATATAGAATGGACTGAAGGCCAAGCGCGAACGATTCGGATTTTGCGTCCTGTAAAGCAAGGTGTACCAATTTTGGGGACGATCGCTGCTGGTGGTTTAATAGAACCATTTACTGATGCTGTAGATCATCTAGACTTTTCTAATTTCTCATTACCTCCCCAAACCTACGCTTTGCGGGTAGCTGGCGATAGCATGATTGAAGATTTAATTGCTGATGGCGATGTGGTATTCCTGCGTCCAGTAGCAGAACCAAATCATTTGAAAAATGGCACCATCGTCGCCGCCAGAGTTGATGGATTCGGTACCACTTTAAAACGTTTTTATCGCCAAGGCGATCATGTTACCCTCAAACCAGCAAATCCTAAGTACAATCCCATTGAAGTCAGCGCTATACAAGTGCAGGTGCAAGGTTCTCTCATTGGGGTTTGGCGCGGTTACAACTGA
- a CDS encoding Gfo/Idh/MocA family protein, translated as MQDSMSVAEPNLYTQRNQPRPIRIGVIGVGNMGQHHARVLSSMKDVELVGVADINVERGLETASNYKVRFFEDYCDLLPLVEAVCVAVPTRLHYAVGINCLLAGIHVLIEKPIAASISEAESLVNAAAESGCILQVGHIERFNPAFKELSQVLKTEALLALEAHRMSPYSDRANDVSVVLDLMIHDIDLLLELAASPVTKLTASGTRALDSGYLDYVTATLGFANGIVATLTASKVTHRKIRRIVAHCKNSFTEADFLKNEILIHRQTSANSLTDHRQVLYRQDGVIEKVYTSNIQPLSAELEHFVNCVHGGNQPSVGGEQALKALRLASLIEQMALEDRVWNPLDWQSEPRVQSLTPTA; from the coding sequence GTGCAAGATAGCATGTCAGTGGCAGAACCGAATCTATATACACAGCGCAACCAGCCACGACCGATCCGCATAGGCGTGATTGGAGTGGGTAACATGGGACAACACCATGCTCGCGTGCTGAGTTCAATGAAAGATGTTGAACTAGTCGGAGTGGCAGATATTAACGTTGAGCGAGGGTTAGAAACTGCCAGCAACTACAAGGTGCGTTTTTTTGAAGATTACTGTGACCTGCTACCCCTTGTGGAAGCAGTTTGTGTAGCTGTTCCCACCCGTCTGCACTATGCCGTGGGCATCAACTGTCTGTTAGCGGGAATTCATGTTTTGATTGAAAAACCGATCGCAGCCAGTATTTCTGAGGCAGAGTCTTTAGTAAATGCCGCAGCTGAGTCTGGGTGTATCCTGCAAGTAGGTCATATTGAGCGTTTTAACCCAGCTTTTAAAGAACTGAGCCAAGTGCTGAAAACTGAGGCATTGCTGGCGCTAGAAGCCCACAGGATGAGTCCTTACTCAGATCGGGCAAACGATGTTTCGGTTGTGCTGGATTTAATGATCCATGACATCGACCTACTTTTGGAATTAGCTGCTTCCCCAGTAACGAAATTGACTGCTAGCGGTACTCGTGCCCTGGACTCTGGTTATTTAGATTACGTAACTGCCACCTTGGGGTTTGCCAATGGTATTGTTGCTACTCTGACTGCTAGTAAAGTCACCCACCGAAAAATTCGCCGGATTGTCGCCCATTGCAAAAATTCATTTACTGAGGCAGATTTTCTCAAGAATGAAATTTTGATTCACCGACAAACTAGTGCCAATTCTCTCACCGACCACCGACAAGTACTTTATAGACAAGATGGTGTGATTGAAAAAGTCTACACCAGCAATATTCAACCCTTAAGCGCAGAATTAGAACATTTTGTCAACTGTGTACATGGTGGCAATCAACCCTCAGTAGGTGGTGAACAAGCTCTCAAAGCCCTGAGACTGGCAAGCTTGATTGAGCAGATGGCGCTAGAAGATCGAGTTTGGAATCCATTAGACTGGCAATCGGAACCAAGAGTACAATCGTTGACCCCGACAGCCTAG
- the queC gene encoding 7-cyano-7-deazaguanine synthase QueC → MKAVILLSGGLDSSTILYKAKADGYECHAISFDYQQRHRRELQSALFVAQKAGIVKHQVVNFDLRQWGGSALTDDAIDLPQERSLDEMSQNIPVTYVPARNTIFLSFALGYAEAIAAESVYIGINALDYSGYPDCRPDYIQAMQEVFRLGTKQGREGQPINIVAPLINLKKTEIIQLGNQLGVPWELTWSCYAGGDVACGVCDSCRLRLAAFTELELVDPLVYAS, encoded by the coding sequence ATGAAAGCTGTAATTTTGTTATCTGGGGGATTGGACTCTTCCACAATTTTGTACAAAGCTAAGGCTGATGGCTATGAATGTCATGCTATTTCCTTTGATTACCAGCAGCGACACCGACGAGAGTTACAGTCAGCCCTTTTTGTTGCTCAAAAAGCTGGGATCGTGAAACATCAGGTGGTTAATTTTGACTTACGACAATGGGGTGGTTCAGCACTTACGGACGACGCCATTGATTTACCCCAGGAACGTTCCCTGGATGAAATGTCTCAAAATATTCCTGTCACCTATGTTCCGGCTCGTAATACCATATTCTTAAGCTTTGCTCTTGGTTACGCCGAAGCGATCGCAGCAGAAAGTGTCTATATCGGCATCAATGCCTTAGATTACTCAGGATATCCTGACTGTCGCCCCGACTATATCCAGGCAATGCAGGAAGTTTTTCGCCTGGGAACCAAACAAGGGCGTGAGGGACAACCAATTAATATTGTTGCACCCCTAATCAACTTAAAAAAAACTGAAATCATCCAACTGGGTAACCAATTGGGAGTTCCTTGGGAGCTAACTTGGTCTTGCTATGCCGGTGGAGATGTCGCCTGCGGTGTGTGTGATTCTTGTCGCTTGCGGCTAGCAGCTTTTACCGAATTGGAACTTGTTGATCCACTGGTGTATGCTTCTTGA
- the pyrE gene encoding orotate phosphoribosyltransferase → MTYPTETLTHSDIWATTADLTTLRHKLLDLFCQLAYQEGDFLLSSGLRSSYYVNKTQVTLHPQGALAVGRLLFPLLPVDTQAVGGLTLGADPIVTAVSVVSVYENRPIPALIIRKEAKGYGTRAYIEGPSLPEGAKVVVLEDVVTTGQSALKAVERLKDAGYTVNQVISLVDREQGGGELYQSAGLKFETLFSIQEVQERYRQLANS, encoded by the coding sequence ATGACGTATCCTACTGAAACTCTTACCCACTCAGATATTTGGGCAACCACTGCTGATTTGACCACCTTGCGCCACAAGCTACTAGATTTATTTTGCCAACTTGCTTATCAAGAGGGTGATTTTCTCCTCTCTTCTGGGCTACGTAGTTCTTATTACGTCAACAAGACACAGGTAACACTCCATCCTCAAGGCGCTTTGGCAGTCGGACGCCTACTGTTTCCTTTGTTACCTGTAGATACACAGGCTGTAGGTGGTTTAACATTGGGGGCTGACCCAATTGTGACAGCAGTGAGTGTAGTTTCTGTTTATGAAAATCGACCGATACCAGCGCTGATTATTCGCAAGGAAGCCAAGGGTTATGGGACGAGAGCTTATATAGAAGGCCCCAGTTTACCAGAAGGTGCAAAAGTAGTAGTTTTAGAAGATGTCGTTACAACTGGGCAATCTGCTCTGAAAGCGGTTGAGCGTCTTAAAGACGCAGGTTATACCGTAAATCAAGTAATTTCACTGGTAGACAGAGAGCAAGGGGGAGGTGAGTTGTACCAGTCAGCTGGGTTGAAGTTTGAAACTTTGTTTTCGATTCAGGAAGTTCAGGAACGCTACCGACAACTTGCGAATTCATGA
- a CDS encoding DNA cytosine methyltransferase — protein sequence MINNRAISISLFTGAGGLDIGIEQAGFRVVSVVEKDPDAAKTIAFNRPHLNSAVARDIQNITAQNLLEEGGYVINLGRPLRIGEVDLVTGGPPCQPFSTAGKRGSVMDPRGSLFMDFIRIVEQVQPRFFVMENVKGLLSAPIRHRPHLERGTGYAPLELDEMQGSALEIVLEEIKRLGYQVIYKVMEAADYGVPQNRARVIFIGSRDGESATFPLPTHSKNGSLLPQWRTLKDALINLEDPQPEYTSYSKNRLQYLKLLKSGQNWRDLPNDLIKEAMGGAYKSGGGKVGFYRRLCWDKPSPTVTTSPYQKATDMCHPEELRPLSVRECARIQTFPDSWIFYGSTASKYRQIGNAVPVLLAQAIGDYLHSLIRQEKPKGISVFEQLSLFNH from the coding sequence ATCCTGATGCTGCGAAGACTATAGCTTTCAACCGACCTCACCTAAATAGTGCTGTGGCAAGAGATATACAGAACATCACTGCTCAAAATCTTTTGGAAGAAGGGGGATATGTTATTAACCTTGGTAGACCCCTACGTATTGGAGAAGTAGATTTAGTAACTGGCGGTCCCCCTTGTCAACCCTTCAGCACAGCAGGAAAACGTGGTTCAGTTATGGACCCGCGTGGCAGCTTATTTATGGACTTTATACGTATTGTTGAACAAGTGCAGCCACGCTTTTTTGTCATGGAGAATGTTAAAGGTTTACTCTCGGCTCCTATTCGTCATAGACCTCATCTGGAACGAGGAACGGGTTATGCTCCTCTGGAACTAGATGAAATGCAAGGAAGCGCTCTTGAGATTGTTCTAGAAGAAATTAAGCGCCTTGGTTATCAAGTTATTTATAAAGTAATGGAAGCAGCAGATTACGGTGTTCCGCAAAACAGAGCGCGAGTAATCTTTATCGGTTCAAGAGATGGTGAATCAGCTACATTCCCTTTACCTACTCATAGTAAAAATGGCTCTTTATTACCTCAATGGCGCACTCTTAAAGATGCCCTGATAAACTTAGAAGATCCGCAACCGGAGTATACTTCCTACTCAAAAAACCGTCTTCAATATTTAAAGCTTTTAAAAAGTGGTCAGAACTGGAGAGATTTACCTAACGACTTGATAAAAGAAGCAATGGGAGGGGCTTACAAATCTGGAGGCGGGAAAGTAGGCTTTTACAGAAGGTTATGTTGGGATAAGCCATCTCCTACTGTTACTACAAGTCCTTACCAAAAGGCTACAGATATGTGTCATCCAGAGGAACTGCGTCCTCTAAGTGTTCGAGAGTGTGCCAGGATTCAAACCTTTCCAGACTCATGGATTTTCTATGGTTCGACAGCCTCTAAGTACCGACAGATAGGTAATGCTGTACCTGTACTCTTAGCTCAAGCTATTGGTGACTATTTACATAGTTTAATTAGACAGGAGAAACCTAAAGGAATATCAGTCTTTGAACAGCTTTCACTATTTAATCACTAA
- a CDS encoding ParM/StbA family protein, protein MTDQPSAANPMNSAAIPMNRQPLASTTPINAVNNPSITNPNKAGGGSGKTILSVDLGRTSTKTCVSREPGNVVFVPANVKQMSIEQVRGGVFEARATDPLMDLWLEYQGNGYAVGQLAADFGANLGVGQSKVEAALVKVLASAGYFKLRDDISVVLGLPFLSLEQFEKEKAQLISQVGGPHVLNFRGESVSLNVSKVWVMPEGYGSLLWSEAQPKKSPGSPDFTKISVAIVDIGHQTVDLLMVDNFRFARGASKSEDFGMNKFYELVSAEIEGADSQSLALISTVNKPRGERYYRPKGASKPTNLDDFLPNLTEMFSREICSRVLAWLPERVTDVILTGGGGEFFWDDVQRLLKEAKINAHLAAPSRQANALGQYIYGEAQLSSNRAARA, encoded by the coding sequence ATGACAGACCAACCTTCCGCCGCTAACCCTATGAATAGTGCTGCTATACCCATGAATAGGCAGCCGTTAGCATCGACGACTCCCATAAATGCTGTTAATAATCCTTCCATTACCAATCCCAACAAGGCAGGCGGTGGTTCTGGGAAAACCATTCTCAGTGTTGATTTAGGCAGAACTTCCACAAAAACTTGTGTGAGTCGCGAACCCGGCAATGTGGTGTTCGTACCTGCCAACGTGAAGCAGATGTCAATAGAACAGGTACGCGGCGGTGTTTTTGAAGCCAGGGCTACTGACCCCTTAATGGATTTGTGGCTGGAGTATCAAGGAAATGGATATGCTGTTGGTCAACTGGCAGCAGATTTTGGGGCGAATCTAGGAGTCGGCCAATCTAAGGTAGAGGCTGCACTGGTAAAAGTGTTAGCAAGTGCTGGCTACTTCAAACTCAGAGATGATATCTCAGTTGTACTAGGTCTGCCTTTTCTTTCCTTAGAGCAATTTGAAAAGGAAAAAGCACAGTTGATTAGCCAAGTAGGTGGCCCTCATGTGTTGAACTTCCGAGGCGAATCTGTGTCGCTGAATGTTAGTAAGGTATGGGTAATGCCAGAGGGTTATGGCAGTCTGCTGTGGTCTGAAGCTCAACCGAAAAAAAGCCCTGGCAGTCCCGATTTTACAAAAATATCGGTAGCGATCGTCGATATTGGACATCAAACCGTCGATCTTTTGATGGTAGATAACTTCCGTTTTGCCAGAGGTGCTTCTAAGAGCGAAGACTTCGGTATGAATAAGTTTTATGAATTGGTGTCCGCCGAAATCGAGGGAGCAGATAGTCAATCTCTAGCGCTGATTTCCACTGTTAACAAACCCAGAGGTGAACGCTATTACCGTCCTAAAGGTGCTAGCAAGCCCACCAACCTAGACGATTTTCTTCCCAACCTCACAGAGATGTTTTCACGCGAAATCTGTAGCCGTGTGCTAGCCTGGTTGCCAGAACGCGTCACCGATGTGATTCTCACTGGCGGGGGTGGTGAGTTCTTCTGGGACGACGTTCAACGTCTACTCAAGGAAGCAAAGATTAATGCTCATTTAGCAGCACCTTCCCGACAGGCGAATGCTTTGGGGCAGTATATTTATGGAGAGGCACAATTATCCTCCAATCGCGCTGCTAGGGCATAA
- a CDS encoding plasmid segregation centromere-binding protein ParR, protein MFQWSKKVVKSVTFNPELADESLLAQVESYLEKQPDKTFSDLCKEALWQSLCVPGSVQPAPQTAATTPIEQQIGELQRQVAGLEERFFAKGSNRLEAMEHHLLQLSQQVAQLALIVNDRSFIQSPTQLEVVNNTSHTVATPPQEVDPVISRLSQFLDDF, encoded by the coding sequence ATGTTCCAATGGTCAAAAAAGGTAGTTAAATCCGTCACGTTCAACCCAGAGCTTGCTGATGAAAGCTTGTTAGCGCAAGTAGAAAGTTATTTGGAAAAACAACCAGACAAGACTTTCAGTGACCTCTGTAAAGAAGCCTTGTGGCAATCTTTATGTGTACCGGGATCTGTACAACCTGCTCCACAAACAGCAGCTACAACACCGATTGAACAACAAATCGGTGAACTGCAACGTCAAGTGGCTGGACTTGAGGAACGTTTTTTTGCCAAGGGATCTAATCGTTTGGAGGCGATGGAACATCATCTACTGCAACTTTCTCAACAAGTCGCACAATTGGCGCTCATAGTCAATGATCGATCTTTTATTCAGTCTCCAACTCAATTAGAAGTAGTAAATAATACTTCTCATACTGTTGCTACCCCTCCTCAAGAGGTTGACCCCGTAATCAGTCGCCTTAGTCAGTTTCTCGATGATTTTTAA
- a CDS encoding DedA family protein — protein MLEWITNTINYFGYWGIALLMFLENLFPPIPSELIMPLAGFTASPYQPEGAKLNIIGVFFAGLLGSVLGALIWYYPGKLFGETRLKAWADKYGKWLAISSKDITKAKEWFDRQGKKAVLIGRLVPGIRTLISVPAGISNMPLLPFLFYTTLGSAAWVGLLTYSGYALGSQYELVDKYLAPVSKIVLGGFVLAFVFWIFKRQLKRTRR, from the coding sequence ATGCTTGAATGGATAACTAATACTATCAACTATTTTGGCTATTGGGGAATTGCCCTACTAATGTTTCTAGAGAACCTTTTTCCCCCCATTCCTTCAGAATTGATCATGCCACTGGCTGGATTTACAGCAAGTCCATATCAACCAGAAGGGGCAAAGCTGAATATCATTGGTGTATTTTTTGCAGGACTTTTGGGTTCTGTATTGGGCGCACTTATTTGGTATTATCCGGGTAAGCTTTTTGGCGAAACCCGTTTGAAAGCTTGGGCTGATAAGTATGGTAAATGGCTGGCTATATCCAGTAAAGATATCACCAAAGCCAAAGAGTGGTTTGACCGACAAGGTAAAAAAGCAGTATTAATTGGTCGCCTTGTACCGGGAATCCGCACCTTGATTTCTGTTCCCGCAGGTATCAGCAATATGCCCTTGCTACCATTTCTGTTTTACACAACCTTAGGTAGCGCTGCTTGGGTGGGTTTGCTAACATACTCAGGATACGCGTTGGGTAGTCAGTATGAACTTGTGGATAAGTACCTTGCTCCTGTATCCAAAATCGTACTTGGGGGTTTTGTTTTGGCATTTGTTTTCTGGATATTCAAGCGCCAGTTAAAACGTACTAGAAGATGA
- a CDS encoding DUF29 domain-containing protein has protein sequence MTAPQPTAFTNPSLYDQDFYLWIETTAKKLKEGRLAEVDLANLIEEIESMGRSEKQPIDSNLIVVLMHLLKYKFQSNNRSNSWKATIREHRRRLTRAFKDSPSLKPYFQEVFSECYQDARKQASDETGLSVDTFPLESPFSTDECLDEEFLPD, from the coding sequence ATGACAGCGCCTCAACCAACAGCTTTTACAAACCCAAGTCTTTATGACCAAGATTTTTATCTATGGATAGAGACAACTGCTAAAAAATTAAAAGAAGGGAGATTAGCTGAAGTCGATTTAGCAAATCTCATTGAAGAAATCGAGAGCATGGGAAGAAGTGAAAAGCAACCAATAGATAGTAATTTAATTGTTGTTTTAATGCACTTACTCAAATATAAATTTCAGTCTAATAACCGCTCTAATAGCTGGAAAGCAACAATTAGAGAACATCGCCGGAGACTAACAAGAGCTTTTAAAGACAGCCCTAGTTTAAAGCCGTATTTTCAGGAAGTTTTCTCGGAGTGTTATCAAGATGCAAGAAAACAAGCCAGTGATGAAACTGGTTTGTCTGTTGATACTTTTCCTCTGGAGTCTCCATTTAGTACAGATGAATGCTTAGATGAAGAGTTTTTACCCGATTAA
- the argF gene encoding ornithine carbamoyltransferase, with amino-acid sequence MAVLIGRDLLSLADISPTELQELLQLATQLKSQQLKLQCNKVLGLLFSKASTRTRVSFTVAMYQLGGQVIDLNPNVTQVSRGEPLQDTARVLDRYLDILAIRTFAQQELETFAHYAKIPVINALTDAEHPCQVLADLLTIQEGFGTLAGLTLTYVGDGNNVANSLMLGCALVGMNVRIATPSGYEPDSKIVEQARAIANNKTEVLLTHDPELAAKGAAVLYTDVWASMGQEAEAGDRLPIFQPYQISEQLLSLANPEAIVLHCLPAHRGEEITGSVIEGSQSRVWEQAENRLHAQKALLASILGAK; translated from the coding sequence ATGGCAGTGTTGATCGGACGAGATTTATTAAGTCTGGCGGACATCAGTCCAACGGAACTTCAAGAACTCCTGCAATTGGCAACTCAACTTAAATCACAACAGTTGAAGTTGCAGTGTAATAAAGTTTTGGGGTTGTTGTTCTCCAAAGCCTCAACTCGCACGCGGGTAAGTTTTACTGTGGCGATGTACCAACTGGGTGGACAGGTAATCGATCTCAACCCCAATGTCACTCAAGTTAGTCGCGGGGAACCTTTGCAGGATACGGCGCGGGTGTTAGATCGATATTTGGATATTTTGGCAATTCGCACTTTTGCACAGCAGGAATTGGAAACTTTTGCTCACTATGCCAAGATTCCGGTAATTAATGCGCTTACCGATGCAGAACATCCTTGTCAGGTATTAGCGGATTTATTGACGATTCAAGAAGGCTTTGGCACCCTTGCCGGGTTAACTTTAACCTACGTGGGTGATGGAAATAATGTGGCTAATTCTCTGATGTTGGGCTGTGCTTTGGTGGGGATGAATGTTAGAATTGCCACCCCTAGCGGATATGAGCCAGATTCTAAGATTGTAGAACAAGCAAGAGCGATCGCTAATAACAAAACTGAAGTCCTCCTCACTCATGATCCAGAATTAGCCGCTAAGGGAGCTGCTGTACTTTATACTGATGTTTGGGCGAGTATGGGGCAAGAAGCAGAAGCAGGCGATCGTCTGCCTATTTTCCAGCCTTACCAAATTTCCGAGCAGCTATTGAGCCTTGCTAATCCAGAGGCAATTGTTTTACACTGCTTACCAGCCCATCGTGGTGAAGAAATTACCGGATCTGTTATTGAAGGTTCCCAATCACGAGTTTGGGAACAGGCAGAAAATCGCCTCCACGCCCAAAAAGCTTTACTTGCCAGTATCTTAGGGGCAAAATGA